ATCCATTGGTTAATATAATATTATTATCCACATAAAAGAAATAGAATATCCTTGATATGTTACTTGAGAACTTAATTCTAAGTTCAAATATGCCTTTATCAATATATTTGCAATGGGGTTCTCTTAATTCTCTTCCATTATCTCTTAGCAAGGTTATCTCTCTTGCTACTTTTGCTTTCATTTTCGTCTCCAAGCTATCTAGAAATTCTCTCATTGGCTCTTTCCCATTTTCGCCTTGGTAAAATTTTATATTATACATAACTATCTCCTACTACTATATTATGCTATATATAGCATATTGTCAATGCTTTTATGTAGTTTCATTGCTCCGTTAGCTTAAAATCTGATTTGTCTTGATGACATTAATCATTATCTTCAGCATAAAGTTCAGCTGCTAACTTAAAG
The genomic region above belongs to Tissierellales bacterium and contains:
- a CDS encoding type II toxin-antitoxin system RelE/ParE family toxin gives rise to the protein MYNIKFYQGENGKEPMREFLDSLETKMKAKVAREITLLRDNGRELREPHCKYIDKGIFELRIKFSSNISRIFYFFYVDNNIILTNG